One genomic window of Hymenobacter sp. J193 includes the following:
- a CDS encoding PAS domain S-box protein has product MPVDFSFQNPELFPSGPLLSAVLDLAANGLVLCTPICNEAGTLVDLTLTYLNPAAQRLLQLPAQPIATFTQQFPASPTDGTWAFLRDAFSASKPGSFHLPQAVISQQTCLRLAGQWLGGGLLLSFTAAPDAAAEPASLQADGIQQLARFDAVLGSLQEFVYLLDLESRFRYVNKPLLDLWGLTLQQAVGKSFSDLEYPAPLATLLQAQIQQVIATRQAVTGETPYTSSTGQAGEYEYIFVPLFGADGEVEAVGGRAQPVTERRQAEAALRASETRYHTLFNSIDEGFCLIEVLFNDQQQAIDYRFEEVNRAFELQTGLVDATGRTVGEMAPQLEQHWFDIYGGVALTGQPQRFEQRAEPLHRWYDVYAFRVGEPGQHRVAVLFNDISQRRQAEEALRKSEQQQAFLLQLSDQLRHLTNPADIQYQAACALGQYLGAGRVGYAEDQGDDAHIVVTRTYTRSGVPGIEGRYHYDDYGPELLRTLKEGKTVVRPDVAHDPLLTEAEKAAHAALHLGATVNVPLLREGRLVAVLFMHELEAHAWTDDELALLEETAERTWAAVMHARTAAALRESEERFRIMADAVPQIVWITDAEGHTEFFNRQWSRYTGVAYEPGTAAIVTDEFVHPEDARRTMQAFEEARQSGTGFQVEHRIRAADGTYSWFLVRAEPFLDPISGQITRWFGSSVDIHDRKQAEVALRRSEKRLQRALSIATVGVLFFDLEGGIHDSNAAFERMSGYSRAELANGHAYLDALTAPEFITPTHRALQELRAAGESTPFEKQYLRPDGSRWWGLSAGKRLDETECVKFVLDITEAKQAEEALRHSQQQLQHSNEQLTRTNVDLDNFIYTASHDLKSPITNIEGLLYALQAQLPAEVQQTYDVVPLLTMMQESVARFQRTIGHLSDITRLQQEHDEPLVTDVLLQPVIEDVCHDLQPLLNATGARVMLDVAACPRVAFSLKNLRSVVYNLLSNAVKYRHPDRSPHVRIYCRPDPSSKFVVLSVQDNGLGIKESRYPELFAMFRRLHNHVEGSGIGLYMVKRIVENVGGHIEVHSQLDVGTTFSVYLPYAPEPTS; this is encoded by the coding sequence ATGCCTGTTGATTTCTCGTTTCAGAACCCCGAACTGTTTCCATCCGGCCCGTTGCTTTCCGCGGTGCTCGACCTTGCGGCAAATGGTCTGGTGCTCTGCACACCCATCTGCAACGAGGCTGGCACGCTCGTAGATCTGACTTTAACCTACCTCAACCCGGCCGCCCAGCGCCTGCTGCAGCTGCCGGCTCAGCCAATAGCCACCTTCACGCAGCAGTTCCCAGCAAGCCCCACGGATGGAACCTGGGCATTTCTGCGCGACGCGTTTTCGGCCAGCAAGCCCGGCTCGTTTCACTTGCCTCAGGCCGTTATCAGCCAACAAACTTGTCTACGCCTCGCCGGGCAGTGGTTGGGCGGCGGCCTACTGCTCAGTTTTACGGCGGCGCCCGACGCAGCTGCGGAGCCTGCCAGTCTTCAGGCCGACGGCATTCAGCAGCTAGCGCGCTTCGATGCGGTGCTGGGCAGCCTGCAGGAGTTTGTGTACCTCCTCGACCTGGAAAGCCGTTTCCGCTACGTCAACAAGCCTTTGCTCGATTTGTGGGGGCTGACGCTGCAGCAGGCCGTTGGTAAAAGCTTCTCTGACCTGGAGTATCCGGCGCCGCTAGCCACGCTCCTGCAGGCCCAGATTCAGCAGGTAATTGCCACCCGGCAGGCCGTGACGGGGGAAACGCCCTACACCAGCTCTACCGGCCAAGCGGGCGAGTACGAATACATCTTTGTCCCACTATTTGGGGCCGATGGCGAAGTGGAGGCTGTGGGTGGCCGCGCCCAGCCCGTAACGGAGCGCCGCCAGGCTGAGGCAGCCCTGCGCGCCAGCGAAACCAGGTACCACACGCTTTTCAACTCCATCGATGAAGGCTTCTGTCTGATTGAGGTGCTGTTCAATGACCAGCAGCAGGCCATTGACTACCGCTTTGAGGAAGTGAACCGCGCGTTTGAGCTGCAGACCGGTTTGGTAGATGCCACCGGGCGCACCGTCGGGGAAATGGCCCCCCAGCTGGAGCAGCATTGGTTCGACATCTACGGGGGCGTGGCGCTGACAGGCCAGCCCCAGCGCTTTGAGCAGCGGGCCGAGCCCCTGCACCGCTGGTACGATGTGTATGCCTTTCGTGTGGGTGAGCCGGGCCAGCACCGGGTGGCCGTGCTGTTCAATGATATTTCGCAGCGCCGGCAGGCCGAAGAAGCATTGCGTAAAAGTGAGCAGCAGCAGGCTTTTCTGCTCCAGCTCAGCGACCAGCTGCGTCACCTGACCAACCCGGCCGATATTCAGTACCAGGCAGCTTGCGCTTTGGGCCAGTACCTGGGCGCCGGCCGCGTCGGCTATGCCGAGGACCAGGGCGACGACGCCCACATCGTTGTCACGCGCACTTACACCCGCAGCGGTGTGCCCGGCATTGAGGGCCGCTACCACTATGACGACTACGGGCCGGAGCTGCTGCGGACGCTCAAAGAGGGAAAAACTGTGGTTCGCCCCGATGTAGCCCACGACCCGTTGCTCACCGAAGCAGAAAAGGCGGCCCACGCGGCGCTGCACCTCGGAGCCACCGTCAACGTACCGCTGCTCAGGGAGGGTCGGCTGGTAGCCGTGCTGTTCATGCACGAACTGGAAGCCCACGCCTGGACCGACGACGAGCTAGCCTTGCTGGAAGAAACGGCTGAGCGCACCTGGGCCGCCGTAATGCATGCCCGCACCGCCGCCGCCCTGCGCGAATCGGAAGAGCGGTTCCGGATTATGGCCGACGCCGTGCCGCAGATTGTTTGGATAACGGACGCGGAGGGCCACACGGAGTTTTTCAACCGGCAGTGGAGCCGCTATACTGGTGTGGCCTACGAGCCGGGCACGGCCGCTATTGTGACCGACGAATTTGTGCACCCCGAGGATGCCCGGCGCACAATGCAGGCCTTCGAAGAAGCGCGGCAAAGCGGCACCGGCTTTCAGGTGGAGCACCGCATTCGGGCGGCCGATGGCACGTACAGCTGGTTCCTGGTGCGCGCCGAGCCGTTTCTCGACCCGATTAGCGGCCAGATAACCCGCTGGTTTGGCTCGTCCGTTGATATTCATGACCGGAAACAGGCCGAGGTAGCCCTGCGCCGCAGTGAAAAGCGCCTGCAAAGGGCTCTGTCCATCGCTACGGTGGGGGTGCTTTTCTTCGATCTGGAGGGCGGTATTCACGACAGCAACGCCGCCTTCGAGCGCATGAGCGGCTACAGCCGTGCCGAGCTGGCCAACGGGCACGCCTACCTGGACGCGCTGACGGCGCCCGAGTTTATTACGCCCACCCACCGGGCCCTGCAGGAGCTGCGCGCCGCCGGCGAGAGTACCCCCTTCGAGAAGCAGTACCTGCGCCCCGACGGCTCCCGCTGGTGGGGCCTCTCGGCCGGCAAGCGCCTCGATGAAACCGAATGCGTCAAGTTCGTGCTCGACATCACCGAGGCCAAACAGGCCGAAGAGGCGCTCCGACATTCGCAGCAGCAGCTCCAGCACTCCAACGAGCAGCTCACGCGTACGAACGTAGACCTGGACAACTTCATCTACACGGCTTCCCACGACCTGAAGTCGCCCATCACCAATATCGAAGGCCTGCTCTACGCCCTGCAGGCCCAGCTGCCGGCCGAGGTGCAGCAGACCTACGACGTGGTTCCGCTGCTGACGATGATGCAGGAGTCGGTGGCCCGCTTCCAGCGCACGATTGGCCATCTGAGCGACATCACCCGGCTGCAGCAGGAGCACGACGAGCCGCTGGTTACGGATGTGCTTCTGCAGCCCGTTATTGAGGATGTGTGCCACGACCTGCAGCCACTGCTTAACGCTACCGGTGCGCGCGTAATGCTAGACGTGGCCGCCTGCCCGCGCGTCGCATTTTCGCTCAAGAACCTGCGGAGCGTGGTGTATAACCTGCTCAGCAACGCGGTGAAGTACCGCCATCCGGACCGTTCACCCCACGTGCGCATCTACTGCCGGCCGGACCCGAGCAGTAAGTTTGTGGTGCTGAGCGTACAAGACAACGGGTTGGGTATCAAGGAAAGCCGCTACCCGGAGCTTTTTGCCATGTTCCGGCGCCTGCACAACCATGTGGAAGGCTCGGGCATCGGGCTCTACATGGTCAAGCGCATCGTCGAAAACGTAGGTGGTCATATTGAGGTGCACAGCCAGCTGGACGTCGGTACAACCTTCTCCGTGTATCTGCCCTACGCCCCCGAGCCCACCTCATAA
- a CDS encoding ferritin-like domain-containing protein, protein MDLLKLLADIERVDPEVYERLDPRRRIFRHFGTAGKAVTAAMLPGLVSGLFQRAYGQTSTLPADITAVLNLALSLEYLEFYFYDSGLKAPNLIPGTDQPAFETIRNDESGHIKVLRETLGNAAIPDPGRATFDYSGGKGTQLGPFAAVFANYALFLGVSQSFVDTGVRAYKGGAPTLMPNPDVLQAALNIHSVEARHSSHVRTVRRGVAAGATATTVPGDLSNLNEQPKSWISGTDNGGPSPDTNPSTALVYGPGNPSTGGPTDIFFPAESNTTQAGVPIVSNTTGMTITTAAASEAFDEPLDPATVKSIARHFVVATSPLFT, encoded by the coding sequence ATGGATTTACTGAAACTACTTGCCGACATCGAGCGGGTTGACCCCGAGGTGTATGAGCGGCTGGATCCGCGCCGCCGCATTTTTCGCCACTTCGGCACGGCCGGCAAAGCCGTAACGGCAGCTATGCTGCCCGGCCTGGTCAGTGGCCTTTTCCAACGGGCCTACGGGCAAACCAGCACGCTCCCGGCCGATATTACGGCGGTGCTGAACCTGGCTTTGAGCCTGGAGTACCTGGAGTTTTACTTCTACGATAGTGGCCTGAAAGCGCCCAACCTGATTCCGGGAACCGACCAGCCCGCCTTCGAGACGATTCGCAATGATGAGTCGGGCCACATCAAGGTGCTGCGCGAAACGCTCGGTAACGCCGCCATTCCCGACCCCGGCCGTGCTACCTTCGACTACAGCGGGGGCAAAGGCACCCAGCTGGGGCCGTTTGCTGCGGTTTTCGCCAATTATGCCCTGTTCCTGGGCGTTTCCCAGTCGTTCGTGGATACGGGCGTGCGGGCCTACAAAGGTGGGGCTCCTACCCTGATGCCTAACCCGGACGTGCTGCAGGCAGCCCTCAACATTCATTCCGTGGAGGCGCGCCATTCTTCACACGTGCGCACCGTGCGCCGGGGGGTAGCGGCCGGTGCCACAGCCACCACGGTGCCCGGCGACTTAAGCAACCTGAACGAGCAACCCAAAAGCTGGATTTCGGGCACCGATAACGGCGGCCCTTCGCCGGATACCAACCCGTCTACGGCCCTGGTCTACGGCCCGGGCAACCCGTCCACGGGCGGCCCTACGGATATCTTCTTCCCGGCAGAAAGCAACACAACCCAGGCCGGAGTGCCCATTGTAAGCAATACCACCGGCATGACCATTACCACCGCGGCCGCCTCCGAGGCGTTTGATGAGCCGCTGGACCCAGCCACGGTGAAGAGCATTGCCCGCCATTTTGTAGTGGCCACCAGCCCGCTGTTCACCTAA
- a CDS encoding bifunctional alpha,alpha-trehalose-phosphate synthase (UDP-forming)/trehalose-phosphatase — MSRTIIVSNRLPTKGQRTEEGLAFQPSEGGLATGLGSIYKAEGNVWVGWPGLSVDEPAEQEQVREQLKADSMVPVFLTEAEIRDFYEGFSNSTLWPTFHYFSQYATYEQSHWEAYVAVNEKFCQAVLALAGPEDTIWVHDYQLLLLPALLRQARPEATIGFFLHIPFPSYELIRVLPWGAELVEGMLGADLIGFHTFDYMHHFLSAVSHLLGLPNHNGQVETATRTILVDALPMGIDYHRYAEAAASAVAQRHEAVYREALGDVQVVLSIDRLDYSKGIAQRLRAFELLLQRNPEWREQVSLLMVVVPSRDQVAQYAALKEEIDELVGRINAQYRTISWTPIHYFYRSFPFEELAALYRLAEVALVTPVRDGMNLVAKEFIASQADQRGVLILSERAGAAQELADALLINPTDTGQLAEAMREALQMPAEEQQIRMAAMQALVRQYDVFAWTRLFLDRLAYSKIKQLTLATDELDAHAEARLHQDYQAASRRLLLLDYDGTLVRFHPNPQYARPDQELLKLLSNLAADARNRVVLISGRDQATLDSWLGHLPIDFIAEHGVWLRRAGEDWHLFQEGLRAEWKRDIRPMLEQYVSRTPGSYIEEKDYSLAWHWRRADAGLGAVRARDLLNHLTFMTSSTELQVLEGNRVLEIKHAGINKGTAAAQWLSADSQPFVLALGDDRTDEDTFAALPPEAYTLKVGPTSRSLARYAVAGVADVRRLLSGLLSKVVADQPASACFPG; from the coding sequence ATGTCCAGAACGATTATTGTCTCCAACCGCCTGCCCACCAAGGGGCAGCGCACCGAAGAAGGCCTTGCGTTTCAGCCCAGCGAAGGTGGCCTGGCCACGGGGCTGGGCTCCATCTACAAGGCCGAAGGCAACGTGTGGGTAGGCTGGCCAGGGCTGTCGGTGGATGAGCCCGCCGAACAGGAACAGGTGCGCGAGCAGCTGAAGGCCGACAGCATGGTGCCCGTGTTTCTGACAGAGGCCGAAATCCGGGACTTCTACGAGGGCTTCAGCAACTCCACGCTCTGGCCCACCTTCCACTACTTCTCGCAGTACGCCACCTACGAGCAGAGCCACTGGGAAGCCTACGTGGCCGTGAACGAGAAATTTTGCCAGGCCGTGCTGGCCCTGGCCGGGCCCGAAGATACCATCTGGGTGCACGACTACCAGCTGCTGCTACTGCCGGCCCTGCTGCGGCAGGCCCGGCCCGAGGCTACTATTGGCTTTTTTCTGCACATTCCCTTCCCTTCCTACGAGCTCATTCGCGTGCTGCCCTGGGGGGCCGAGTTGGTTGAGGGCATGCTGGGAGCCGATTTGATTGGCTTCCACACCTTCGACTACATGCACCACTTCCTGAGTGCGGTGTCGCACCTGCTCGGGCTGCCCAACCACAATGGGCAAGTGGAAACGGCTACCCGCACGATACTGGTCGATGCACTGCCCATGGGTATCGACTACCACCGCTACGCCGAGGCAGCCGCTTCGGCGGTGGCCCAGCGCCACGAGGCGGTTTACCGGGAGGCTTTGGGCGACGTGCAGGTGGTACTGAGCATCGACCGGCTCGACTACTCCAAGGGCATAGCCCAGCGGCTGCGGGCCTTCGAGCTGCTGCTGCAGCGCAACCCGGAGTGGCGTGAGCAAGTGAGCCTGCTGATGGTAGTAGTGCCTTCGCGTGACCAGGTGGCGCAGTACGCCGCTCTGAAAGAGGAAATCGACGAGTTGGTGGGCCGCATCAATGCCCAGTACCGCACCATTAGCTGGACGCCCATTCACTATTTCTACCGCTCCTTCCCCTTCGAGGAGCTGGCCGCCCTGTACCGGTTGGCGGAAGTGGCGCTGGTGACGCCCGTGCGCGACGGGATGAACCTGGTGGCCAAGGAGTTTATTGCCAGCCAAGCCGACCAGCGCGGGGTGCTGATCCTAAGTGAGCGGGCCGGGGCTGCGCAGGAGCTGGCCGACGCTCTGCTTATCAATCCCACGGATACCGGCCAGCTGGCTGAGGCCATGCGGGAAGCGCTGCAAATGCCTGCGGAAGAGCAGCAAATCCGGATGGCAGCCATGCAGGCGCTGGTGCGTCAGTACGACGTGTTTGCCTGGACCAGGCTCTTTCTGGACCGTTTGGCGTACAGCAAAATCAAGCAGCTGACCCTGGCTACCGACGAACTGGATGCCCACGCCGAGGCACGGTTGCACCAGGATTACCAAGCCGCTTCCCGGCGCCTGCTCCTGCTCGACTACGATGGCACGCTGGTACGCTTCCACCCAAATCCACAGTATGCCCGGCCCGATCAGGAGCTGCTGAAGCTTTTGAGTAACCTGGCTGCCGATGCCCGCAACCGCGTGGTCCTCATCAGTGGGCGCGACCAGGCCACGCTGGATAGCTGGCTGGGGCACTTGCCCATCGATTTTATTGCCGAGCACGGGGTGTGGCTGCGACGGGCTGGCGAAGACTGGCACCTGTTTCAGGAAGGGCTGCGGGCCGAGTGGAAGCGTGACATCCGGCCTATGCTGGAGCAGTACGTCAGCCGTACGCCCGGCTCCTATATCGAGGAAAAGGACTATTCGCTGGCGTGGCACTGGCGCCGCGCCGACGCCGGCCTGGGGGCCGTACGCGCCCGCGACCTGCTCAACCACCTCACCTTTATGACGTCCAGTACCGAGCTGCAGGTGCTGGAAGGCAACAGGGTGCTTGAAATTAAGCACGCGGGCATCAACAAGGGTACGGCGGCGGCCCAGTGGCTCAGCGCAGATTCGCAGCCATTTGTGCTGGCCCTGGGCGACGACCGGACCGACGAGGACACCTTTGCGGCCCTGCCGCCCGAGGCCTACACGCTGAAGGTAGGCCCCACCTCCCGCTCTCTAGCCCGCTACGCGGTGGCCGGAGTAGCAGATGTGCGCCGGTTGCTGAGCGGCCTGCTGTCGAAAGTGGTAGCGGACCAGCCTGCCTCTGCTTGCTTTCCGGGCTGA
- a CDS encoding cyanophycinase: MPTRIPRPKGRLLAIGGHEQRQTSDQENPTYDTSADFILQRFVDELSGSRTIVVIPTASEEPEEAAQDYVKLFSELGIEHVEVLDIQSREQANSPEALDVINRADGVMLTGGDQLRLTALLGGTKLLSRLTERYYQEPILIAGTSAGAAAMSTPMVYQGRNNAGFVKDEIHITTGLQLLRDVAIDTHFVARGRIVRMAQIIATNPGCIGLGLEEDTAVLVSKGSELEVLGNGIVVLLDGHNCTGNTIYEIKPGEVFSIRDLRLHLLSKGQCFTLPGFNEPE; this comes from the coding sequence ATGCCTACCCGTATTCCCCGCCCCAAAGGGCGCCTGCTCGCCATTGGCGGCCACGAACAGCGCCAGACGTCCGACCAGGAAAATCCTACCTACGATACCTCAGCGGACTTCATCCTGCAGCGCTTCGTCGATGAGCTGTCCGGCTCCCGCACCATCGTTGTAATTCCCACTGCTTCTGAAGAGCCAGAAGAAGCTGCCCAGGACTACGTAAAACTCTTTTCGGAGCTTGGCATTGAGCACGTTGAAGTGCTTGACATCCAGAGCCGCGAACAAGCCAACAGCCCCGAAGCCTTGGACGTTATCAACCGGGCTGATGGGGTGATGCTCACCGGCGGCGACCAGCTACGCCTTACGGCTCTGCTCGGCGGAACCAAACTGCTGAGCCGCCTCACGGAGCGCTATTACCAGGAGCCCATTCTTATTGCCGGCACCAGCGCCGGGGCGGCAGCCATGAGCACGCCCATGGTGTACCAGGGGCGCAACAACGCCGGGTTTGTCAAGGATGAAATCCACATTACCACCGGCCTGCAGCTGCTGCGCGACGTAGCCATCGACACCCATTTTGTGGCCCGCGGCCGCATCGTGCGCATGGCGCAGATTATTGCCACGAACCCGGGCTGCATCGGGCTGGGGCTGGAAGAAGACACGGCCGTGCTGGTAAGCAAAGGCAGCGAGCTGGAAGTGCTGGGCAACGGAATCGTGGTACTGCTCGACGGGCATAACTGCACCGGCAACACCATTTATGAGATTAAGCCCGGCGAAGTATTTTCTATACGCGACCTGCGCCTCCACCTGTTGTCCAAAGGGCAGTGCTTTACTCTGCCGGGCTTCAACGAACCTGAGTAG
- a CDS encoding DUF421 domain-containing protein, producing the protein MKKEEIHLADWQRILLGQAPLEFLLEVVVRTLIVYVVLLLAMRLLGKRMSAQLTVAELSVMIMLGGIVSVPMQIPDRGILHGLLVLACVVGLYRGINWLAFRFRRVELLTQGDVHIVVADGVLDLDTMARIRLSRQQLFANLRADGMQQLGQVKRVYVEANGEFSIYPQEPPRPGLSLLPEKDAAIRQAEPADSSVNICQQCGQHMPAHQLVAPCPTCGHQQWAHGINHM; encoded by the coding sequence ATGAAGAAAGAGGAAATTCATTTAGCCGATTGGCAGCGGATTCTGCTGGGCCAGGCCCCGCTGGAGTTTCTGCTGGAAGTGGTGGTGCGCACCCTCATCGTCTACGTGGTGCTGCTGCTGGCCATGCGCCTGCTGGGCAAGCGCATGAGTGCCCAGCTTACCGTGGCCGAGTTATCAGTGATGATTATGCTAGGCGGTATCGTGTCGGTGCCGATGCAGATTCCGGACCGGGGTATTCTGCACGGTTTGCTCGTGTTGGCCTGCGTAGTAGGACTCTACCGGGGCATCAACTGGCTGGCCTTCCGGTTCCGGCGCGTAGAACTCCTTACGCAGGGCGACGTGCACATAGTGGTAGCCGATGGCGTGCTGGACCTGGACACGATGGCCCGCATCCGACTCTCGCGCCAGCAGCTGTTTGCCAACCTCCGGGCCGACGGAATGCAGCAGCTGGGGCAGGTAAAGCGGGTGTATGTCGAGGCCAATGGTGAGTTCAGCATTTATCCGCAGGAGCCGCCCCGGCCGGGCTTGTCGCTGCTGCCCGAAAAAGACGCCGCCATACGGCAGGCCGAGCCCGCAGATAGCAGTGTGAACATCTGCCAGCAATGCGGCCAACATATGCCCGCCCACCAGCTGGTTGCTCCCTGCCCGACCTGTGGCCACCAGCAGTGGGCCCACGGTATAAACCATATGTGA
- a CDS encoding YetF domain-containing protein yields the protein MKPEEIHLSDWQRILVGEVPGSFYLEAILRAGFIYLLLLLGMRLMGNRMGSVLTRNEMTAMVSLAAANGVALMAPDRGLLPVVVVAAVIIGYQRLIAWQALRSEKFESAVLDDVRILVQDGQLQLPKLEASVLSREQLFARLRQEGIRNLGNVQRAYQEANGAFSLLTFPEPRPGLSILPTADTSFREEQKKAAGQFACGRCAELVPGQQAPTSPCPRCGEQEWQPAVLE from the coding sequence ATGAAGCCCGAAGAAATCCACCTCAGCGACTGGCAGCGCATCCTTGTGGGCGAAGTGCCCGGCAGCTTTTACCTTGAGGCCATCCTGCGTGCGGGGTTTATCTACCTGCTGCTGCTGCTCGGTATGCGCCTGATGGGCAACCGCATGGGCTCAGTACTGACCCGTAATGAGATGACAGCTATGGTATCCCTGGCCGCGGCGAACGGGGTAGCCCTAATGGCGCCCGACAGGGGGCTGCTGCCGGTGGTAGTGGTGGCCGCCGTCATCATCGGCTACCAGCGCCTGATTGCGTGGCAGGCGTTGCGCAGCGAGAAGTTTGAAAGCGCCGTGCTCGACGACGTGCGTATTCTGGTGCAGGATGGCCAGCTGCAGCTACCTAAGCTGGAAGCCAGTGTACTGTCGCGTGAGCAGCTGTTTGCGCGCCTGCGGCAGGAAGGTATCCGCAACCTGGGCAATGTACAACGAGCCTATCAGGAAGCCAACGGGGCCTTTTCCCTGCTTACTTTCCCCGAGCCCCGGCCTGGTCTGTCCATCCTGCCCACAGCAGACACATCCTTTCGGGAAGAGCAAAAAAAGGCCGCTGGCCAGTTTGCCTGCGGCCGCTGTGCCGAGCTAGTGCCCGGCCAGCAAGCCCCTACC